In a genomic window of Halorientalis sp. IM1011:
- a CDS encoding PD-(D/E)XK nuclease family protein, with amino-acid sequence MPIQRARQIDDIYTDVANHDLVLVPDAPLASALNRRLDRPHLGTFATTPRRVAAGRREQAEDRIAFLELIEQTDLDWKSCAYSVGNILQCWEHQASIDAILDYDAYADTPTQDAVEYMRPLQTTSRKLTDYTIDSDQSLAVVGPEEFTPLERSILPDDYTTVDLFTDDAFGLPPFHVFDSSAALVDALLEAIDGDSAGRIAVVLDGSSHYASLVESALEAADIPFYGGPGFADEPANRAFVGLLRLGQAGQNTTVQDVRPLCARLGIDVPVEHDQKRLRDLDMESPDLDWLVDFAATLEGQTFGEALTAVEERLGTDLTAFETELDELGLTAKPVTADRVDDLAFYLQTYEVPVDRENEGVLLADAKAAGHVDRPLVFYIGLDESWTHSAPRRPWVDRDAQFDRYLSSFQRLLQNGVERYYLVQDTAGGDPVTPCLYFHELLDDVERFTDFECVDHTRTFDGTGEGFDRDPTAVEPDTVDRLSQSTLNTLVNSPRDHLFGRLVDSPDQDYFTEGTLFHDFAEVYATHPEAIDGAVIDDLVEYMLSDVQPYYADEDRELRETKYRTGLETIVTYLDENPPPTETVLTPTSGWGENVVATRLDLTVESPVTERWFENDTLGIKGMIDLVQGPAHLLDYKSGSQKSERDVVKQATMDPPADTPNFQALLYLAHWRTIRSDQRLEFTFFHFIDALDDLVTGDASLDEMLTTVTYHPVTFDEFVASRDAYEVLLDGYNDCVETFEDLGFEAYSDIMGQQSFPETTDREELRASAFAASFESAVDAAVSADVGDPAKGCDQAIRALNGVRKRAFFREDLDQFEAFVREQRETLNRYRRGEERFPVEGPGGEPNYRRVDHRDMLLEGEDV; translated from the coding sequence GTGCCAATTCAGCGGGCTCGACAAATCGACGATATCTACACCGATGTCGCAAACCACGATCTCGTACTCGTCCCCGATGCACCGCTCGCTAGCGCGCTTAACCGCCGGCTGGATCGTCCCCACCTGGGAACGTTCGCGACCACACCACGACGGGTTGCCGCGGGCCGACGGGAGCAGGCTGAGGATCGGATCGCCTTCCTCGAACTGATAGAGCAAACTGATCTCGACTGGAAATCGTGTGCCTACTCCGTCGGGAACATCCTCCAGTGCTGGGAGCACCAGGCGTCGATCGACGCAATTCTGGACTACGACGCCTACGCCGATACCCCGACACAGGACGCCGTCGAGTACATGCGCCCCCTCCAGACGACCTCCCGCAAACTCACGGATTACACGATCGATTCCGACCAGTCACTCGCTGTGGTCGGGCCCGAGGAGTTCACGCCGCTCGAACGGAGTATCCTCCCCGACGACTACACCACCGTCGATCTCTTCACGGACGACGCCTTCGGGCTGCCACCGTTCCACGTCTTCGACTCATCGGCGGCCCTTGTCGACGCACTGCTGGAAGCGATCGACGGGGATTCGGCCGGTCGTATCGCGGTCGTCCTCGACGGGTCGAGTCATTACGCCTCGCTCGTCGAATCGGCACTCGAAGCCGCGGACATTCCGTTCTACGGTGGACCGGGCTTTGCTGACGAACCGGCCAATCGTGCGTTCGTGGGCCTGCTCAGACTGGGGCAGGCGGGTCAGAATACGACAGTCCAGGATGTCCGCCCGCTCTGTGCCCGACTCGGAATCGACGTTCCCGTCGAACACGATCAGAAACGACTTCGGGATCTCGACATGGAGAGTCCCGATCTGGACTGGCTGGTTGACTTTGCGGCTACACTCGAGGGACAGACCTTCGGCGAGGCACTCACCGCCGTCGAGGAGCGACTCGGGACCGATCTCACAGCCTTCGAGACGGAACTCGACGAACTCGGGCTCACAGCCAAACCCGTCACGGCCGACCGGGTGGACGACCTGGCCTTCTATCTCCAGACCTACGAGGTGCCGGTCGACCGCGAGAACGAGGGCGTACTGCTCGCCGACGCGAAAGCAGCGGGCCACGTCGACCGCCCCCTCGTGTTCTACATCGGCCTGGACGAGAGCTGGACGCATTCGGCCCCACGACGGCCGTGGGTCGATCGCGACGCCCAGTTCGACCGCTACCTCTCGAGCTTCCAGCGCCTGCTGCAGAACGGCGTGGAGCGCTATTACCTGGTCCAGGACACCGCCGGTGGTGATCCCGTCACACCATGTCTCTACTTCCACGAACTCCTCGACGACGTCGAGCGGTTCACCGACTTCGAGTGTGTCGACCATACGAGAACCTTCGATGGTACCGGTGAGGGCTTCGACCGCGACCCCACGGCCGTCGAACCTGACACAGTCGACCGGCTGAGCCAGTCGACGCTCAATACGCTCGTCAACTCCCCCCGCGATCATCTCTTCGGTCGCCTCGTCGACTCCCCGGATCAGGATTACTTCACCGAGGGGACGCTCTTTCACGATTTCGCAGAGGTGTATGCGACCCATCCCGAGGCGATCGATGGAGCCGTCATCGACGATCTCGTCGAGTACATGCTCTCGGACGTTCAGCCATACTATGCCGACGAGGACCGCGAGCTCCGCGAGACGAAATACCGGACGGGGCTCGAAACGATCGTCACGTATCTCGACGAGAACCCGCCACCGACGGAGACGGTCCTCACGCCGACGTCGGGCTGGGGCGAGAACGTCGTCGCCACACGCCTCGACCTCACGGTCGAGTCACCGGTCACCGAACGCTGGTTCGAGAACGATACACTCGGGATCAAGGGGATGATCGACCTCGTCCAGGGGCCAGCCCACCTGCTGGATTACAAAAGCGGCTCGCAGAAATCCGAGCGGGACGTCGTCAAACAGGCAACTATGGACCCACCTGCGGACACGCCGAACTTCCAGGCGCTGCTGTATCTCGCCCACTGGCGGACCATCCGGTCCGACCAGCGCCTCGAATTCACCTTCTTCCACTTCATCGATGCACTGGACGACCTCGTGACCGGCGACGCCAGTCTCGACGAAATGCTGACGACGGTCACCTACCATCCCGTTACGTTCGACGAATTCGTCGCCTCGCGGGACGCCTACGAGGTCTTGCTGGATGGATACAACGACTGTGTCGAGACCTTCGAGGATCTTGGCTTCGAGGCCTACAGCGACATTATGGGCCAGCAGTCCTTCCCCGAGACGACCGACAGGGAGGAACTCCGTGCTTCGGCGTTCGCCGCGTCGTTCGAGAGTGCCGTCGATGCAGCCGTCTCGGCGGACGTTGGAGATCCCGCGAAGGGCTGTGATCAGGCGATCCGCGCACTCAACGGCGTTCGCAAGCGGGCGTTCTTCCGAGAGGATCTCGATCAGTTCGAGGCGTTCGTTCGCGAGCAACGCGAGACGCTGAATCGCTATCGTCGGGGTGAGGAACGGTTCCCCGTCGAGGGACCGGGCGGCGAACCGAACTACCGGCGTGTGGATCATCGCGACATGCTCCTGGAGGGTGAAGATGTCTGA
- a CDS encoding WD40 repeat domain-containing protein: protein MGLLIGTRDGVFRAATVPLEDPDQVLDSGDTLRVRSFPDADGVFAATKSGLYRSRDEGRTWENLAVPQEEVYSVVASPDGERLYAGTHPAHLYVSTDDGATWDELEGFQDLPSRDEWHTPRHRNEAHVRSLDVHPAAPDRVIAGVEVGGVHVSDDRGESWTERRDGVHDDVHHVFVLGPDSYIASTGDGLYRTEDVGQSWSRLDTDLDHRYFREAFELDGRLYAAAARSSPGTWSGENGADAILVESTDTGETFDERSYPGGPAEVVLAWTAVDGEVVAGTNDGRLIRHEADGTWADAGHVPASIRSLTANLG from the coding sequence ATGGGACTGCTCATCGGTACTCGGGACGGCGTCTTCCGCGCTGCAACTGTCCCCCTCGAGGACCCCGATCAGGTCCTCGACAGCGGAGACACGCTCCGCGTCCGCAGCTTTCCCGACGCCGACGGCGTGTTCGCGGCGACCAAGTCAGGCCTGTATCGGTCGCGAGACGAGGGACGCACGTGGGAAAATCTGGCTGTCCCCCAGGAGGAAGTGTACTCCGTCGTTGCGAGTCCAGACGGTGAGCGCCTCTACGCGGGGACCCATCCAGCACATCTCTACGTGTCGACCGACGACGGAGCTACGTGGGACGAACTCGAGGGCTTTCAGGACCTCCCGTCGCGAGACGAGTGGCATACGCCCCGGCACCGCAACGAGGCTCACGTTCGGAGTCTCGATGTGCATCCGGCGGCCCCTGATCGCGTCATCGCCGGCGTCGAAGTCGGCGGCGTCCACGTCAGTGACGACCGGGGTGAGAGCTGGACCGAGCGTCGAGACGGCGTCCACGATGACGTCCACCACGTCTTCGTGCTCGGTCCCGACTCGTACATCGCGTCGACCGGTGATGGGCTCTATCGAACGGAGGATGTTGGACAGTCCTGGTCGCGCCTCGATACGGATCTCGATCACCGGTACTTCCGTGAGGCCTTCGAACTAGATGGCCGGCTCTATGCGGCAGCAGCGCGGAGCTCGCCGGGGACATGGAGCGGGGAGAACGGTGCCGACGCGATCTTGGTAGAGTCCACTGATACTGGTGAAACGTTCGATGAACGGTCGTATCCTGGTGGTCCAGCCGAGGTTGTCCTCGCGTGGACGGCCGTCGACGGAGAGGTGGTGGCGGGGACGAACGACGGCCGCCTGATCCGCCACGAAGCGGATGGAACCTGGGCCGATGCTGGGCACGTTCCTGCGAGTATTCGATCGCTCACGGCAAATCTCGGATAA
- a CDS encoding HalOD1 output domain-containing protein, with product METQPVNDEPLRTFEWNSAVGPAIAAISAIAEECDLDPREVPSLHSAIDTEALNSLFTTEYQEQRSASRTVRFEFHGYRIAIESTGQGYLYDSSS from the coding sequence ATGGAGACTCAACCAGTCAACGACGAGCCCCTGCGTACGTTCGAGTGGAACTCCGCTGTAGGCCCAGCCATCGCAGCTATATCGGCAATTGCAGAGGAATGCGATTTGGACCCCAGAGAAGTCCCTTCACTCCACTCCGCGATCGACACTGAAGCACTCAACTCCCTCTTTACTACTGAGTATCAGGAGCAGCGATCCGCGAGCCGGACTGTTCGGTTCGAATTCCATGGGTATCGAATCGCCATTGAGTCCACCGGGCAGGGCTACCTTTACGACAGTAGTAGTTAA
- a CDS encoding helix-turn-helix domain-containing protein, translated as MVYVAEFTIPPSSFPFGKTLIEMPDIEIQIDEIVPTDESALPFFWVRGCDPDEFMEYAEREPEVKDTREIETSGNVALFRAKWTPNAAVVEGLKELDITIVEALGTTNHWEFEVRAEEQDSLTRFQEVFEAEGIPISLSRLYSLEDLIDGEHRELTQNQRDALLIAYEEGYFDKPRTTTQDELSEQFGISRRAFSERLRRGTRNLIEDALLPDTGT; from the coding sequence ATGGTCTATGTGGCCGAGTTCACCATCCCGCCAAGTTCGTTTCCGTTCGGCAAGACGCTCATCGAAATGCCGGACATCGAAATTCAAATCGACGAAATCGTTCCGACCGACGAGTCGGCACTCCCGTTCTTTTGGGTTCGAGGGTGTGACCCGGACGAATTTATGGAATACGCCGAACGTGAGCCTGAGGTCAAAGACACGCGTGAAATAGAGACCTCAGGGAACGTGGCCTTGTTCCGGGCAAAATGGACGCCAAACGCTGCCGTGGTCGAGGGGCTAAAAGAACTGGATATCACGATCGTCGAGGCCCTCGGGACGACGAATCACTGGGAGTTCGAGGTCCGGGCGGAAGAGCAGGACAGTCTCACTCGGTTTCAGGAAGTGTTCGAAGCCGAGGGGATCCCAATCAGTCTGAGCCGCCTGTATTCGCTCGAGGATCTCATTGATGGGGAACACAGGGAATTAACGCAGAATCAACGCGACGCCTTGCTGATCGCGTACGAAGAGGGTTATTTTGACAAACCACGGACGACAACTCAGGATGAGCTGAGTGAACAGTTCGGAATCTCCCGTCGCGCCTTCTCGGAGCGTCTCCGCAGAGGGACCCGCAATTTAATTGAGGATGCGCTGCTCCCTGACACTGGGACGTAA
- a CDS encoding Cdc6/Cdc18 family protein codes for MTEESSQETKIDDRFEDPADDPLFNLDEDDPDRTDIFARKELLKVGHVPESARIVGRDEEIEAVAAELRPIVRGDPPNNVMVYGKTGTGKSLVARHVTERAKRAAESNDVQVGTVYIDCAQHNTETRVARAVTRSLNDTPHTEFEIPRSGIGSGEYYDYLWEILDTAFESVIIILDEVDRLDDDDILMQLSRARESGKADCHLGVIAVSNKIEYRDRLNERVKSSLREEEFVFQPYDANQLRDIMEHRRDAFYDDVLSDDVIPLTAAVAAQEHGDARKAIEILRHAGELAERDNADTVTEEHVRDAQEWAEIDRFEELLRGSTTQVKFILYSLALLTEENPSTDGFSTSRIYERYKQTVDKVDANVLSEHRVYELLNEQAFLGVVESTRTGGGRGQGSYLEHRLVQDTGIVLKSVLRDSRLEDLA; via the coding sequence ATGACCGAGGAATCGTCTCAGGAAACGAAGATCGACGATCGGTTCGAGGATCCCGCCGACGATCCGCTCTTCAATCTCGACGAAGACGATCCCGATCGGACGGACATTTTTGCCCGTAAAGAACTCCTCAAGGTGGGCCACGTTCCCGAGAGTGCCCGCATCGTCGGTCGCGACGAGGAGATCGAGGCCGTCGCCGCGGAACTCCGACCCATCGTTCGGGGAGATCCGCCGAACAACGTGATGGTCTACGGGAAAACCGGGACCGGGAAGTCGCTCGTTGCACGGCACGTCACCGAGCGTGCGAAACGAGCTGCGGAATCGAACGACGTTCAGGTGGGGACCGTCTATATCGACTGCGCCCAGCACAACACCGAGACCCGGGTCGCCCGTGCAGTTACCCGGTCGCTCAACGACACGCCCCACACCGAGTTCGAAATCCCGCGCTCGGGGATCGGCAGCGGGGAGTACTACGACTATCTCTGGGAAATTCTCGATACAGCGTTCGAGTCGGTCATCATCATCCTGGACGAAGTCGATCGGCTCGACGACGACGATATCCTGATGCAACTCTCACGCGCCCGCGAATCCGGGAAGGCCGACTGCCATCTCGGTGTGATCGCCGTCAGCAACAAGATCGAATACCGGGATCGGTTGAACGAGCGGGTCAAATCGAGTCTCCGCGAGGAGGAGTTCGTCTTCCAGCCCTACGATGCCAATCAGCTCCGGGATATCATGGAGCATCGTCGCGACGCCTTCTACGACGACGTCCTCTCCGACGACGTCATCCCGCTGACTGCGGCCGTCGCTGCCCAGGAACACGGCGACGCACGCAAGGCGATCGAGATTCTCCGCCACGCCGGCGAACTCGCCGAACGGGACAACGCCGACACCGTCACCGAAGAGCACGTTCGCGATGCCCAGGAGTGGGCCGAAATCGACCGGTTCGAGGAACTCCTCCGGGGTTCGACGACGCAGGTCAAGTTCATCCTCTACTCACTGGCGCTGTTGACCGAGGAAAACCCCTCTACCGATGGGTTCTCGACCAGTCGCATCTACGAGCGGTACAAACAGACCGTCGACAAGGTCGATGCGAACGTTCTCAGCGAACACCGAGTGTACGAACTCCTGAACGAGCAGGCCTTCCTCGGCGTCGTCGAGTCGACGCGGACCGGTGGCGGCCGCGGACAGGGTAGTTATCTCGAACACCGCCTCGTACAGGATACCGGGATCGTCCTCAAATCCGTGCTTCGAGATAGCCGGCTCGAAGATCTGGCCTGA
- a CDS encoding TRAM domain-containing protein, producing the protein MNVPEEIQCLFSASITTKDGTPVIEVPDREIELGELQSNTVYRVALLPSPDSDAPSQQSPEPDQPSGNETPPVEEGETRRVEIEDIGDQGDGVTRVDRGYVVIVPDTKQGERVEIEIADVRQNVAFATVTERLSYYD; encoded by the coding sequence ATGAACGTTCCTGAAGAAATCCAGTGTCTCTTTTCGGCATCGATTACGACGAAGGACGGGACTCCGGTAATCGAAGTCCCTGACCGTGAGATCGAACTCGGCGAGCTGCAGTCGAACACAGTGTATCGAGTGGCACTTCTCCCGTCACCGGATTCAGACGCCCCATCCCAGCAATCTCCGGAGCCTGACCAACCATCTGGCAATGAGACGCCCCCTGTCGAAGAGGGGGAGACTCGCCGCGTCGAGATCGAGGATATTGGTGATCAGGGCGATGGCGTCACGAGAGTCGACCGTGGCTACGTCGTCATCGTGCCGGACACGAAGCAAGGCGAACGTGTGGAGATCGAGATCGCAGATGTGCGACAGAACGTCGCATTTGCGACGGTTACGGAACGACTCAGCTACTACGACTGA
- a CDS encoding IclR family transcriptional regulator: MTDNRARPVKTTETSIDIVREIQRQNGSTVTELATALDLAKSTVHNHLATLVDAGYLVEEEGRYHVGLQFLELGEHARNRRDIYTPARIQVYRLAESTNEEANFAVSENGSMYSIEYVMGDSNPSNPAVGSTFLQAGSRFNMHNSASGKAILSELSTERLHEIVDRHGLPATTENTITDRETLIEAIETVREQGYATNDEELETGYRSIGAPVTRSDGTVVGSLSIGGPAYRFDLAGSSIDRSVDILQNAVDDVEAEIAQQTPPDET, from the coding sequence ATGACGGACAATCGCGCGCGGCCGGTCAAGACGACGGAGACGTCGATTGACATCGTCCGGGAGATTCAACGGCAGAACGGCTCGACGGTGACGGAACTCGCGACGGCCCTCGACCTGGCGAAGAGTACGGTCCACAATCACCTCGCGACCCTCGTCGACGCGGGGTATCTCGTCGAAGAGGAGGGACGGTATCACGTCGGACTCCAGTTTCTGGAACTCGGCGAGCACGCCCGCAATCGGCGGGATATCTACACGCCGGCCAGAATCCAGGTGTACCGCCTCGCCGAATCCACCAACGAGGAGGCGAACTTCGCCGTCTCGGAGAACGGGAGTATGTATTCGATCGAGTACGTGATGGGGGACTCGAATCCGAGTAACCCCGCCGTTGGGAGCACGTTTCTGCAGGCGGGGAGCCGATTCAACATGCACAACTCCGCGTCGGGGAAAGCCATCCTCTCGGAGCTCTCGACGGAACGGCTTCACGAAATCGTGGATCGCCACGGCCTCCCGGCGACGACCGAGAACACGATCACGGATCGGGAGACGCTGATCGAAGCGATCGAAACCGTCCGCGAACAGGGGTACGCGACGAACGACGAAGAACTGGAGACCGGATACCGATCGATCGGTGCCCCAGTGACCCGCTCGGATGGGACGGTCGTCGGAAGCCTCTCCATCGGTGGCCCGGCCTACCGATTCGATCTCGCCGGGTCGTCGATCGATCGGTCCGTCGATATCCTCCAGAACGCCGTGGACGACGTCGAGGCGGAGATCGCCCAGCAGACGCCCCCCGACGAAACCTGA
- a CDS encoding dihydroorotase family protein, which yields MTVDLIISNGTVVTPNRCFEADVAVDDGTIVGIGDRANFVEAREVVDASGQLVMPGVVDPHVHIDGYLSIDPYEEGTSAAALGGVTSCVNFAWEAWLGDLSIWEEEGTLLEAVERQKRKGADSLIDYGLHGVITREDPAVFDELDAVIEEGVTSIKMFTAYEIGLSNGFMNRVFEEVADRDVVAVLHTEDASVCNALTERLKEEGATDPAEYPRARPDYTEAMAAEDAVRMAQEAGAKYYGIHTTCAKAADVLESFQTDGSEVRGETCTHYTALDESAYEEQGTLAIQAPPLRTPDDRDAMFEHLHNGALSVVSTDHVAFKRADKEVENWWDSSFGVNGLQTSLPVFHDEAVNKRGFSYPFLVRVMCTNPARTFGLPGKGTLEPGTDADIVIFDPDEEYTITADDNASVADYTIYEGRDVTGRVKKTFLRGELIADDGEIVAEPGYGEFIDRDIPDWAPDER from the coding sequence GTGACCGTTGATCTAATCATCTCCAACGGGACTGTCGTAACTCCGAATCGGTGCTTCGAGGCGGACGTGGCCGTCGACGACGGGACGATCGTCGGGATCGGCGATCGGGCGAACTTCGTCGAAGCCCGTGAGGTCGTCGACGCCTCGGGACAACTGGTGATGCCCGGCGTGGTCGACCCGCACGTCCACATCGACGGCTACCTCTCGATCGACCCGTACGAGGAGGGGACGAGTGCGGCGGCACTCGGCGGAGTAACCTCCTGCGTGAACTTCGCCTGGGAGGCCTGGCTGGGCGACCTCAGCATCTGGGAGGAGGAAGGCACGCTCCTCGAGGCCGTCGAGCGACAGAAACGGAAGGGAGCGGACTCGCTCATCGACTACGGGCTCCACGGCGTCATCACGCGCGAGGACCCCGCCGTGTTCGACGAACTGGACGCGGTCATCGAGGAGGGCGTGACCTCGATCAAGATGTTCACGGCCTACGAGATCGGGCTCTCGAACGGGTTCATGAACCGCGTCTTCGAGGAGGTCGCGGACCGTGACGTCGTGGCAGTGCTGCATACGGAGGACGCCTCGGTCTGTAACGCGTTGACCGAACGGCTCAAGGAGGAGGGTGCGACCGATCCCGCGGAGTATCCGCGCGCTCGCCCCGACTACACGGAAGCGATGGCCGCGGAAGACGCCGTCCGCATGGCCCAGGAGGCCGGGGCGAAGTACTACGGCATTCACACGACGTGTGCGAAGGCCGCCGACGTCCTCGAGTCGTTCCAGACGGACGGCAGCGAGGTTCGCGGCGAGACCTGCACGCATTACACCGCACTCGACGAATCCGCCTACGAGGAGCAGGGGACTCTGGCCATCCAGGCCCCGCCGCTCCGGACCCCCGACGACCGGGACGCCATGTTCGAGCACCTGCACAACGGTGCCCTGAGCGTCGTCTCCACCGACCACGTCGCGTTCAAGCGTGCGGACAAGGAGGTCGAGAACTGGTGGGACAGCTCCTTCGGTGTCAACGGCCTCCAGACGAGTTTGCCGGTGTTCCACGACGAAGCCGTCAACAAACGCGGCTTCTCGTACCCGTTCCTCGTCCGCGTCATGTGTACGAACCCCGCGCGGACGTTCGGACTGCCCGGCAAGGGCACGCTCGAACCGGGGACCGACGCGGACATCGTCATCTTCGATCCGGACGAGGAGTACACGATCACGGCCGACGACAACGCCTCCGTCGCGGACTACACGATCTACGAAGGTCGTGACGTGACCGGCCGCGTGAAGAAGACGTTCCTGCGCGGGGAACTGATCGCCGACGACGGGGAGATCGTCGCCGAACCCGGCTACGGGGAGTTCATCGACCGCGACATCCCCGACTGGGCCCCGGACGAACGATAA
- a CDS encoding NCS1 family transporter has product MSEDSKPEGLAPIPWSERTMSLLQYPPVWWSSLIVVQSFAVAFFAVYPQGGLNLLQVTLAAAIGTLILSGLFIMNGFPGYEEGIPFAMQTRSAFGIKGATIPNYLRITPAIAWLGIGNWIGALAIQTISTTLWGFGNVWVYFALFLILNVILAWYGIESIKWFNFVASGVIIVLMTYTAYIVLSTEGIPTEVITYGGSWSWEFVAVISVMVGQVITGALNASDLTRHLEVSGNGSARNQVLGHIIGIIPPYLFMMLIGILFGVSAGNPNPIEAVMEVAPNPILGSLMLLFVVLAQISTNLTMNILPPANVFQDTFGVSWKQGVVATGVLSVATFPWMLFTSDLFYTFISFYAAFLGPIIGILMADYWIVKRRETDVDELYDKSADSKFWFVRGFSVTGIVSMVLGTVVSLPYLDMGWMIGLPVGFASYLLLTKFALDDRVKSYMAPAAGARSTPDAD; this is encoded by the coding sequence ATGAGTGAGGATTCCAAGCCGGAAGGACTAGCACCGATTCCGTGGAGCGAACGGACGATGAGCCTGTTGCAGTACCCACCGGTCTGGTGGTCGTCGCTCATCGTCGTCCAGTCGTTCGCCGTCGCCTTTTTCGCCGTCTATCCGCAGGGCGGCTTGAATCTGTTACAGGTGACGCTGGCGGCCGCCATCGGCACGCTGATTCTCTCCGGCCTGTTCATCATGAACGGCTTCCCCGGATACGAGGAGGGGATCCCCTTCGCCATGCAGACGCGATCCGCGTTCGGTATCAAGGGCGCGACGATACCGAACTATCTGCGGATCACGCCCGCCATCGCCTGGCTCGGTATCGGGAACTGGATCGGCGCGCTGGCGATCCAGACCATCTCCACGACGCTCTGGGGTTTCGGGAACGTCTGGGTGTACTTCGCGCTCTTTCTGATACTCAACGTGATCCTCGCGTGGTACGGGATCGAGTCCATCAAGTGGTTCAACTTCGTCGCCTCCGGGGTCATCATCGTCCTGATGACCTACACGGCCTACATCGTCCTCTCCACGGAGGGGATCCCGACCGAGGTCATCACGTACGGCGGCTCCTGGAGCTGGGAGTTCGTCGCCGTCATCTCCGTCATGGTCGGCCAGGTCATCACGGGCGCGCTCAACGCGTCTGACCTCACCAGACACCTCGAAGTCAGCGGGAACGGGAGCGCCCGCAATCAGGTGCTGGGCCACATCATCGGCATCATTCCCCCGTATCTGTTCATGATGCTGATCGGCATCCTCTTCGGCGTCTCGGCGGGGAACCCGAACCCGATCGAGGCCGTCATGGAAGTGGCACCGAACCCCATTCTGGGCTCGTTGATGTTGCTGTTCGTCGTCCTCGCACAGATTTCGACGAACCTCACGATGAACATCCTGCCGCCCGCGAACGTGTTTCAGGACACCTTCGGCGTCTCCTGGAAGCAGGGCGTGGTCGCGACGGGCGTCCTCTCGGTCGCCACGTTCCCCTGGATGCTGTTCACCAGTGACCTGTTCTACACGTTCATCAGCTTCTACGCCGCCTTCCTCGGCCCGATCATCGGAATCTTGATGGCGGACTACTGGATCGTCAAGCGACGGGAGACCGACGTCGACGAACTCTACGACAAGAGCGCCGACTCGAAGTTCTGGTTCGTCCGCGGGTTCTCCGTCACCGGCATCGTGAGCATGGTCCTCGGGACCGTGGTCAGCCTCCCGTATCTCGACATGGGCTGGATGATCGGCCTCCCGGTCGGGTTCGCCAGTTACCTGCTACTGACGAAGTTCGCACTCGACGATCGGGTCAAGTCGTACATGGCACCGGCAGCCGGTGCCCGCTCGACTCCCGACGCGGACTGA